Genomic window (Microbacterium oxydans):
GGGCATCGAGCTGGTCGCCGAGATCGGGCCCGATGCCGTCCCCGTGTTCGTCGACGCCGGTCGGATCGGGCAGGCCATCGACAACCTGCTCTCCAACGCCATCAAGTTCACCCCGCGGGGCGGAACGGTCACCGCCCGCGTCCGGCAGGTCGACGGGGGCGTCGAGCTCTCGATCGCCGACACCGGCATCGGCATCCCGGAGGACGAGCAGGGGATGCTGTTCACCCGCTTCTTCCGGGCATCGACGGCCACCCGCAACGCGGTGCCGGGGGTGGGGCTCGGTCTCACGATCACCCGCGCGATCGTGCTGGCGCACGGCGGCACGATGGACGTGACGAGTCAGGAGGGGGTGGGCACGGAGTTCCGCTTCATCCTCCCCGTCGCTCCCCGTACCGAGGTGCTGGCGAGCCTGAGCCGCGCGGACTGACCGCGCACTGTTGCGGTCGATGTCGGCCTGTGACCGTCGATGACGGCCGTCGGGCGGTCGGCGGCTGCCGCTCGCTACCGTCGGGCCATGACTCTTCTCCAGGACCAGCTCGCGGGCATTGCCGACGTCACCCCGGCCGAGCGCGCACAGCGCCTCACCGACGCCGGAACCGCATGGAACGAGCGGATCGCGGCGGACGACGCGAATGCGCAGCTCACGTACCGGGTGAGCGGGCGGGGCATCGGCTCCGTCGCCACCGAGATCCGTGCCGGCAAGCACCGCTTCCTGGTCGACGAGCCGGGAGCGCTGGCGGGCGACGACGTGGCGGCCAGCCCGGTCGAGTACGCGCTGGGGGCGCTCATCTCGTGTCAGGTGGTCGTCTACCGCCTCTACGCGCAGGCGCTCGGTCTCACGATCGACGAGATCGAGATCACGGCGGAGGGCGACCTCGACGTGCGCAAGCTCTTCGGCATCGACGAGTCGGGGCGCGCCGGCTTCCACGACGTGCGGGTGTCCGTGGACATCACCGGCCCGGACAGCGCCGAAGCGTACGAGAACCTGCGGGCGACCGTCGACGCGCACTGCCCGGTGCTCGACCTCTTCGCGAACCCCGTCCCGACCGCCAGCGCTCTCGCCTGAGCGCGGTGCGGGGCGTCGCCGCCCGTCCTGATAGCCTGGTCGGCTCGGCATTCGCGGGGCGGAAGGACGGCCACGCACCGTGGGCTATATCGATGTATCCAGTGTCTCCCTGACGCTTCCCGACGGCAGACCGCTTCTCGACGAGGTGACGTTCCGGGTCGGCGCCGGCTCGACGAGCGCGCTGATCGGTCCGAACGGTGCCGGCAAGACCACGCTGCTGCGGATCATCCGCGGTGACCAGGCCGCCGATGACGGCGTCGTCACGATCGACGGCGGTCTCGGCGTCATGGACCAGTTCGTCGGCCACGGCGAGGCGGGTGAGACGGTGCACCAGCTGCTGGTGCGGGTCGCCCCCGCGCGCATCCGCGCCGCCGCCGAGACACTCGAGGCCGCCGAGAACGCGCTGATCGAGCGCGACGAGCACGACGCCCAGATGGCGTACGCCTCGGCCATCGCCGAGTACGCGGACGCGGGCGGTTACGAGCACGAGACGGTCTGGGACCAGTGCACGGTCGCCGCGCTCGGGGTGCCGTTCGAGCGCGCCCGGTATCGCGAGCTCACCACGCTCTCGGGCGGGGAGCAGAAGCGGCTCGCCCTCGAGGCCCTGCTGCGCGGACCCGATGAGGTGCTGCTGCTCGACGAGCCGGACAACTACCTCGACGTGCCCACCAAGCGCTGGCTGGAGGAGCAGCTGCGCCAGACGCCGAAGACGGTGCTCCTGGTGTCGCACGACCGCGAGCTGCTCGCGCGTGCGGCCGACCGGCTGATCACCCTCGAGCCCGGAGCCGCGGGCGCGACCGCCTGGGTGCACGGCGGCGGGTTCGCGACGTATCCGCAGGCCCGCAGCGACCGGATGGATCGGCTCGACGAGCTGCGCCGGCGGTGGGACGAGCAGCACGAGAAGCTGCGCACCCTGGTCGCGAACCTCAAGGTCAAGGCGTCGGCGAACGACGGCTTCGCCTCGCGGTATCAGGCCGCGCAGACGCGGCTACGCAAGTTCGAGGAGGCCGGACCGCCGGAGGAGCGCCCGCCCGCGCAGGACTTCGACATGCGGCTGCGGGGGTCGCGCACGGGCAAGCGCGCCGTGGTGGCCCAGCGCCTCGAGCTGACCGGGCTCATGCGCCCGTTCGATGCGGAGGTCTGGTACGGCGACCGTGTCGCGGTGCTGGGCTCGAACGGCTCGGGCAAGTCGCACTTCCTGCGGCTCCTGGCCCGCGGAGGCAGCGATCCGGACCCGACCCTCGGCCACGTGACCTCCACGGGCGAGGAGCTGAGCGCCGTGGCGCACACGGGACGCGCGGTGCTCGGCGCCCGCGTGGTGCCGGGACTCTTCGCGCAGACCCACGCGCACCCGGAGTTCGTCGGACGGACGCTCCTGGAGATCCTGCATCGCGGCGACGACCGCCGAGCGGGGATGCCGCGCGATGCCGCGAGCTCCGCGCTCGACCGTTACGGACTCGTGCGGCAGGCGCAGCAGACCTTCGACTCGCTCTCGGGCGGGCAGCAGGCGCGACTCCAGGTGCTGCTGCTGGAGCTGTCCGGAGCGACGCTGCTGCTGCTCGACGAGCCGACCGACAACCTCGACCTGGAGTCGGCCGAGGCGCTGGAAGACGCTCTCGCGCGCTTCGAGGGCACCGTGCTGGCCGTGACGCACGACCGCTGGTTCGCGCGGTCGTTCGACCGGTTCCTGGTGTTCGGGGCGGACGGCGAGGTCTACGAGTCCGACGCGCCGGTCTGGGACGAGAAGCGGGTCGCCCGCGCCCGCTGACGCCCCGCCCCTCCGGTCGTTTAGCGAGCCCGCCCACCCGGTCGTTGAGCGAGCCCGCCCCGGTCGTTGAGCGAGCGCAGCGAGACGAAACGGCTCCACCCCCCGTGGCATCAGGGCAGGCGGAAGGCCTCCGCGGCGCGCGCGGTAGGGTCCAGGACGAGATCGGCCAGGACCCCGCCGACGCCCGGCGCGAACTTGAAGCCGTGCCCGGAGAATCCCGCCCCGACGACGACTCGGCCGCGGCGATCGAGGACGAACGTGCCGTCGTCGGTCGAGGTGTACGTGCAGCTGATCGGCACCGCGGTGGCCGCGTCGAGGCCCGGCATCCACTCCCGTACGTAGTCCGCCAGGCCTGTCTGATGCGTGGGGACGTGCGGGCGGGCGTCGGGGTCGACCGCGTCGCCGACGCCGTGGAAGCCGACCTTGACCCCTTCGCCGGGGGTCGGCATCCCGTACACGGTCGCGGGGTACGCGGCGGGATCGACGTAGTGGTTGAACGAGGGCCACACCGCATCCGTCCGAGGCCGGAAGTGCGCCGGCGTCTCCTCCGTGACGGTGAGGGGCGGCAGGCCGAGGCGGGCGAGGAGCGTCGACGTCCAGGCGCCGGCCGTGACCACGACGGTGTCCACCCGCATCCGGGTCCCGTCGGCGAGGGCGAGCACCGCGCCATCGGGATCCTGGCCGATGTGCGCGACCGGGCAGCTCCATCGCACCTCGCCGCCGCCGATCACGATCCGCCGCTCCAGTTCACGCAGCGCTTCCGCGGCGCGCACGACCCCGGCGTCCTGCGACCACAGCACGTCGCCGTCGACGCGCATCCCCGGCCAGCGCGCGCCGGCCTCGGCGGACGACAGCACCGCGGAGGGGATGCCGCGGGCGTCGAGTCCCTGCTGCACGGCCGCGATGTCGACATCGCCGTGTGTGACGAGCCCATGCAGCCGAAGGAGTGGCTCGCCGCCGACCTCGCCGAGGGCGTCCCACCCCGCGCGGGCCCGCACGAGCAGGTCGAGGTAGTGGTCCTGGTCGTAGGCGTTGTTGAAGTTGCGCGTCGCGCCGTGCGAGGCGCCCTCGTGGTGTCCGCGCGCGAAGCGCTCCAGCACGATCGGACGCAGGCCTCGGCGGACCAGCTCCCACGCGGTCGCGAGTCCCATGACGCCGCCGCCCACCACGACGACATCCCCGACGTCCGTCTCCATGCTGCCTCCCGATCTCGCATCCAGTCTCCCAGCACGGGTGCGCTCGGGTGCCGGGTAGGCTGGAGGGGTGACCATGGAGATCGAGCTCGGCCGAGGAAAGCGCGCGCGTCGCGCGTACACGTTCGATGACATCGCGGTGGTGCCGTCGCGGCGCACCCGCAACCCGGAGGACGTGTCGACCGCCTGGACGATCGACGCCTTCGGGTTCGAGATCCCGGTGCTGGGCGCGCCGATGGACTCGGTCGTGAGCCCGCAGACGGCGATCATGCTCGGTCAGCTGGGCGGCCTCGGCGTGCTCGACCTCGAGGGTCTGTGGACGCGGTACGAGAACCCGGAGCCGCTGCTCGCCGAGATCGCCGGTCTCGACGAGGGCAAGGCCACCGTCCGTATGCAGGAGCTGTACTCCGAGCCGATCAAGCCGGAGCTCATCACCCGTCGCCTCGCCGAGATCCGTGAGGCGGGCGTCACCGTCGCCGGATCCCTCACGCCGCAGCGCACGCAGGAGTACTACGACACCGTCGCCGCTGCGGGTGTCGACCTGTTCGTGATCCGCGGCACCACGGTGTCCGCCGAGCACGTCTCCAGCGTCGCCGAGCCGCTGAACCTCAAGAAGTTCATCTACGACCTCGACGTCCCCGTCATCGTCGGCGGCGCCGCGACCTACACCGCGGCGCTCCACCTGATGCGCACCGGCGCGGCGGGCGTGCTCGTCGGCTTCGGCGGGGGAGCGGCGTCGACGACGCGCGCGACCCTCGGCATCCACGCGCCGATGGCGACGGCCGTCTCCGACGTCGCCGCCGCACGTCGTGACTACCTCGACGAGTCCGGCGGACGCTACGTGCACGTCATCGCCGACGGCGGCGTCGGCACCTCCGGCGACATCGTCAAGGCGCTGGCCATGGGAGCGGATGCCGTCATGCTCGGCGTCGCGCTCGCCCGTGCCACCGACGCGCCCGGCCGCGGGTTCCACTGGGGGCCCGAGGCGCACCACCCCAAGCTTCCGCGCGGCCACCGGGTCGAGGTGGGCGGCATCGGCACGCTCGAGGAGATCCTCTACGGCCCCGCCCCCGTCGCCGACGGCACCGCGAACCTCATCGGCGCACTGCGCAAGTCGATGGCCACCACCGGATACTCCGACCTCAAGGAGTTCCAGCGGGTCGAGGTCGTGCTCGCACCGTACGAGGCCTGAGGCGCAGCGCTCGACCGTGACGACTCCTGCTCTCTTCCCTCCGACCCTCCGTGAGGTCATGCTCCGCGGGCGTTGGATCGGGATGCTCCTGCTCTGCCTCCTCGTCGCCGGCGTCTTCGCCTGGCTCGGACAGTGGCAGCTGGAGCGCGCGATCGAGACCGATCCGCCCGAACCGGGGATCACCGAGAAGGTGCAGCCGCTCACCGACGTCCTCGAGCCGGGGGCGTATCTCCCCGAGCCGCTCGTCGGTCAGCGTGTCGAGACCTCGGGGGTCTGGGTTCCCGAGGACTTCATCGTCGTGGGGAGCCGTTTCAACGACGACGTCCAGGGCTACTGGGTCACCGGTCAGCTGCGCGTCGCCGAGCGCACCTCCATCGCCGTCGCGATCGGCTGGGCTCCGGACCGGGCCGCCGCGGATGCGGCCGTGGACGAGCTCGAAGCGGACGCCGACGGCGCCGAGGTCACGGTCACCGGACGCATCATCTCGGACGAGGGGCCACGGGTGCCGCCGCATGCCGAGCCCGAGCAGCTGGATCGCATGTCGCCCGCGGCGCTCCTGAGCCGCTGGCACGACATCGAGCAGCTCGACGTCTATCGTCCGTACCTCGCCTCCACGACCGCCACGGCGGGTCTGGTCGACATCTCGTCGCCGGCCCCCGAGGAGATGTCCCCGGTCAACTGGCTCAACGTGTTCTACGCGGTCGAGTGGGCGATCTTCGCGGGCTTCGCCTTCTACCTCTGGTACCGCCTGGCGAAGGACGCCTGGGAGCGCGAGGTCGAGGAGTTCGAAGAAGCCGCGGCCGCCGAGACGGCCTGACCGCACGCGCGTCACGACGCCCCTCACCACGCCCCTCACGACGCGCATCCGCGCGCGGAATCCTGCGCAATTGTGGATGCCGAGGTGCTCATAGCGACCTTCGTCAGGGGTCGTCGCCGACGTCCGGTGAGCGCTCGATGACGAATCGGAAAACTCCATTGAGGATGCTCCGACCGCTCCGTATGCTCGCTCCATGTGAGCACGCTGGGAGTTTCCCCTGTGTGCCGTGACAGGTCCTGAGAAGTGTCGAACCACGATCGAGGAGACAGCACCGATGATGTCCGCTCCAGGCGAGGAGAGCCGCGTGGCTCCCTCCTCGCACCGTAGAAGCAGGGGGCGCATCGGCGCTCTCGCCGTGACCTGCGTGGCCGCGCTGAGCCTCGGCTCGCTGGCCGCCGTACCCGCCGTCGCCGACACCACGGGGACGGGGGTGGTGATCAACGAGGCGTACCTCTCCGGAGGCAGCGCCGGTGCGGCGTTCAAGAACAAGTTCGTGGAGCTGTACAACCCGACCGCGGATCCGATCGCCCTCGACGGCATGTCGCTGCAGTACCGGTCGGCGACCGGCACCGGCGCCTTCAACGGCGTGGCACCGCTCAAGGGCACGATCCCCGCCGGCGGGTACTTCCTGGTGCAGGGGAACAGCAACGGCGCAAACGGCGCCGAGCTGCCGACCCCCGACGCCGTCAGCACCCTCACGCCGAGCGGCACCACGGGAACGCTCGCGCTCGTCGAGGGCACGGCCGCCGTGACCCTGACCCCCGGCTCGGCCGTCGGCGTCGACGGCGTGGTCGACCTGCTCGGCTACGGCGCCTCCAACACGTTCGAGGGCACCGTCGCGAAGGCCCCCGCCGGCAACACCGACGTCAAGTCGCTGAACCGCACGGACGGCGTCGACACCGACGACAACGGCGCCGACTTCACCCTCTCCGCCACCATCACGCCGCAGAACTCGGGCGACACCGACCCCGGCACGGGACCGGGAACGGATCCGAAGAAGGCCACGATCGCCGAGGTCCAGGGCACGACCGACGTCTCGCCCCTGAACGGGCAGACCGTGCAGGTCGAGGGCGTCGTCACGGCCGACTTCCGCACCGGCGGCTACAAGGGCATCGTCATCCAGACCCAGGGCTCCGGCGGCACGACGGATGCGACGCCCGGTGCGTCCGACGGCGTCTTCGTCTTCCTCAACGCGCTGAACCCGTCTCTCGAGATCGGCGACCTCGTGTCGGTGACCGGTGGCGTGAGCGAGTACTTCGGGCAGACGCAGATCAACCCGGCCGCTGCCGCGGACGTCTCGGTGGTCACTGCCGGCGTCGGTGTTCCCGCGGTCACTCCGCTGCCGGCCACCGTGCTCGGCGCGGACCGCGAGCAGTACGAGAACATGTACGTGGCGCCGGAGGGCACCTACCGCCTCGCGTCCAGCCACCAGCTGTTCAACTTCGGCACGCTCTGGCTGAACGCCGGCGACGACCTGGCGGTGAAGAGCACCGAGACCACGCGTCCGGGCGCCGACGCCTCCGCGATCGCCGCCGCCAACCGCGCGAACCGCATCCTGCTGGATGACGGCTGGTCGATCCAGGTGTCCAACAGCGGGCACCCCGGCGAGCAGCCGTACTTCACGAAGGGCGAGGTCGTCCGCAACGGCGACACCGTCGACTTCGGGGACAACGGCTACGTGCTGCAGTGGGGCTTCGACGACTGGCGTCTGCAGCCGGTCGTGCCGATCGACGACTCCTCGTCGGACGACCTCAAGGTCGGCTTCGCGTCGACGAACCCGCGCACCGAGTCGGCGCCCGAGGTGGGCGGCGACGTCCAGGTCGCGTCCTTCAACGTCTACAACTACTTCACGACGCTGAAGAGCGAGAACGCGGATGCCCGGGGCGCGGCGAACGCGGCCCAGTTCGCGATCCAGAAGTCCAAGATCGTCGCGGCGATCAACGGGCTCGATGCCGAGATCGTCTCGCTCATGGAGATCGAGAACTCGGTGAAGCTGGGCAAGCCGATCGACACCGCGCTCAAGGATCTGGTGGCCGGCCTCAACGCCGACGCCGGAAGCGACGTGTGGGGCTACGTGCCCACGCCTGCAGCCCTCAACGACGCGGCGACCACCGACTACATCACCAACGCGATCATCTACAAGAAGGACGCGGTCAAGCGGGTGGGCGACAGCCTCACTGTCACCGATGAGACCGTGTGGGGCAATGCCCGCGAGCCGATCGCGCAGGCGTTCGACGTCGACGGTCGCGTCGTCACCGTCGTCGCGAACCACCTCAAGTCGAAGTCGCCGCCCACGGGTGCGGGCGCAGAGCCGGCCGACGGTCAGGGCTTCTTCAACGCCGACCGCGTGAAGCAGGCGAACGCGATCCTCGCCTTCACCTCGGAGATCGAGGAGACCACCGGCAGCAGCGACATACTGCTGATCGGAGACTTCAACGCCTACGGCAAAGAAGACCCGATCGACGTGTTCACCTCGAAGGGGTGGAGCGACCTCGTCGCCGACAAGGCGTCCGGCCAGTACACGTACTCGTTCGACGGCGAGCTCGGCTCGCTCGACCACGTGATCGCGTCGCCGTCGCTCGTCTCGTCGATCACGGGCGCCGGAGTCTGGGGCATCAACTCGCCGGAGTGGAGCGACCGCGGCTACGCGTTCGGCGCCACCGAGGAGGGCACGCCCTACCGCTCCAGCGACCACGACCCGATCATCGTCGGCGTCTCCTCGGAGATCCCCCCGGTGAGCATCGACGTGGTGACGGTGAACGACTTCCACGGACGCATCGAGGCCGACGGTGCCGCCGCCGGTGCCGCCGTCCTGGCCGGCGCGGTCAAGCAGTTCCGCGACGAGAACCCGAACACGATCTTCGCCGGTGCCGGTGACCTGATCGGCGCGTCGACGTTCACCTCGTTCATCAACGACGACAACCCGACGATCGACGCGCTGAACGCGGCCGGTCTCGACGTCAGCGCCGCGGGCAACCACGAGTTCGATCAGGGCTGGGAGGATCTGCGCGATCGTGTGCAGGACCGCGCGGACTGGGAGTACATCTCGTCGAACGTGTTCGTCACCGAGACGGGCGAGCCCGCGCTCGCACCGGCCTGGGTGAAGGAGCTCGACGGCGTGCGGGTCGGCTTCGTCGGTGCCGTCACCGAAGACCTCGACTCGCTCGTCTCGCCCGAGGGCATCAAGGACCTCGAGGTGCGCAGCATCGTCGACTCCGTGAACGCCGTGGCCGACGACCTGCGCGACGGCGACGAGTCCAACGGCGAGGCGGATGTCGTCATCCTCCTCGTGCACGAGGGCGCGTCGAGCGTCGAGCTGTCCAGCATCACCCCGGACTCGCCCCTCGGCGAGATCGTCTACGGGGTCGATGACGACGTGGACGCCATCGTGTCGGCGCACACCCACCTCGCCTACAACCACGTGATCGACGGCCGTCCGGTCGTCTCCGCGGGGCAGTACGGCGAGAACCTGGGCCTGATGAACATCCAGGTCGACCCGAAGACGAAGGACCTGATCTCGATCACCAACGAGATCAAGCCCCTCACCGCTGCGGGCAAGCCGCTGTATCCGGCCGTTCCCGAGATCGCGGACATCGTCGCCAAGGCGAAGGCCGAGGCGGACGTGCTGGGTGCGATCAAGGTCGGCGACATCACGGCCGATTTCAACCGGGCGCGTCAGAGCGACGGCAAGACGGAGAACCGCGGTGGCGAGTCCACCATCGGCAACTTCGTGGCCGACGTGCAGAAGTGGTCCACGGGCGCCGATGTGGCGATCATGAACCCGGGCGGCATCCGGGCGAACCTCACGTACGCCTCGGCCGGAGCATCCGACCCCGACGGCAACGTCACCTACCGTGAGGCGGCGACGGTCCAGCCGTTCGCCAACACGCTGGTGACGCTGACGCTCACGGGTGCGCAGCTGAAGGGCGTGCTGGAGGAGCAGTGGCAGCCGGCGGGTTCGGCTCGTCCGTTCCTGAAGCTCGGCGTCTCCGAGGGGCTGGTCTACACCTACGACCCCGCCGCGGCGCAGGGTTCCAGGATCACGTCGATCACCCTCAACGGGGCAGCGCTCGACCCGGCAGCGAACTACACGGTCGCGGCCAACTCGTTCCTCGCGGCCGGTGGAGACAACTTCTTCACCTTCAAGGAGGGCACGGGCAAGCGCGACACCGGCAAGATCGACCTGCAGTCGATGGTCGACTGGTTCGACGCGAACAAGACCGCGACCCCCGACTACGCCCAGCGCGCGGTCGGCGTCGCGATCACCCCGGCGGATGCCGACGGCTACAGCGCCGGCGACCAGGTGACGGTGTCGCTCTCCTCGCTGGCGTTCAGCGCGGGCGAGCCGGCTCCCGGCCAGGCGTCGCTCTCGCTGGGCGACACCGTGCTCGCCACGGGCGCGGTCGACCCGGCCGTCGTCGACACGACCGACGAGGGCGGGCGCGCCAGCCTGACCTTCACGGTCCCGTCGGGGGTGTTCGGTGAGCAGGTGCTCACGGTCGCCGTCGCCGGCACCGGGACGACGGTGCAGGTGCCGTTCACGATCGCGGGCGAGGAGGAGTTCGCGGGCACGATCGCCCTCGGCTCGTCGAAGGTCACCGCGGGCAAGAGCCTCAAGGTCACCGGTGAGGGCTACGCACCCGGCGAGACCGTGAGCATCGAGCTGCGTCCGAAGAAGGGCAAGCCGGTCCAGGTCGGCACGGTCCAGGTCGCGGCTGACGGCACGTTCAGCACCTCGGTCACCGTGCCGAAGAGCGCCCCGTCGGGCAAGTACACCGTCGCGGCCTCACAGGCGGACGGCGACGAGGCGACCGCCACGGTCACCGTCAACCGTCCCGGAGGCATCATCGGGGCGATCCTCGACTGGCTGTGGGAACTCCTCACCCGGTGGTTCTGAACGGGGAAGAGTGGTGCTGATCCGGTAGTCGGATGACACAGGCGGAGGCCGTCGGGAGCGATCCCGGCGGCCTTCGCCTGTTCCACTCCTCTCAGGCGGGCACGGAGACCGGTGCCCACACGAAGCCGTCGGGGTCGACCGCGGCGCCGAGCACGCCGTTGACGGTGAGCCGGTGCGAGCCGGAGCCGTCCGCGGGCACGCCCGCGTCCTTGGCGAGCGACGCGTGCCGGTACAGGCCGAGTCCGATCGGGCTGCCACCCGTGTCGAACTGCACGTAGCTGCGCCCGAAGCTCTTGCCGACGGGGATGCCGCGCTCGGCGTAGAAGGTCTTCGAGGCGACCACGTCTTCCGCGCCGAGCAGCAGGATGATCTCGTCGACGTCGCGGCTCGGGGGAGCGGTGTCCTTCTTCGCGGAGGTGGCGACCTTCCAGATGGCGCCGTCCGGTGCCTGGATGGTCCCGCCGACTCCCCAGAGGGACTTGGAGACGGGCTTGATCACGGTGGCCCCCGCGGCGACGGCCGCGTCGACGAGGGCGTGCACGTTCGCCGGCTGCGAGACCACGAGCGAGAGCGTGTATCCGCGGAACCCGGAGGTCTCGGCATCCGCGCTGCGGAACCGCAGACGATCGCCGAGCCCGAAGGCCCGCGTGTAGAAGGACTGGGCGGCGTCCACGTCGGGAACGTCGAGGGTGACGGAATCGATGGCGGTGTTCATGTCTCCGACGCTACGAGCGTCGGTCCCGGGGTGCTTCTCGATTCCTGACCGATGCGTCGGCGGCCGGATTCGACACGATTTCCCGGCGGCTAGACTGGACGCATGCCCGAACCGAAAGTCGCCAGCTTTCCGGCGATCCGCGGTGCGCTGAAGTTCTACCAGATCGCGTCGATCATCACAGGAGTCATGCTGCTCCTGCTGCTGACCGAGATGGTGCTGAAGTACACGCCGATCCACCTCGAGCTCTTCCTGGGAGGCTCCGGAGGACCGCTGTGGTTCGCCGGCGTGCTCGCCGGACCCGACTGCCAGTGGTGGTCGCTGTTCGCCCCGATGACCAACTCCTGCGAGATGACCTCGCTGGGCGACGGATTCAACCTGTCGCTGTTCATCCTCGTGGCGCACGGCTGGTTCTACGTCGTCTACCTCTTCGCGTGCTTCCGCATGTGGAGCCTGATGCGCTGGCGCTTCCCGCGGTTCATCCTGCTCGCGCTCGGCGGCGTCGTGCCGCTGCTGTCGTTCTTCATGGAGGCGGTCGTCGCCCGTGAAGTCAAGACCTATCTCGCCACCAGAGAGGCCGCCGAGGCCTCCGCCCCCGCCCCGGAAGGTGTCCGTTGACCGAACAGTCCGAGACCCAGCAGCGTCCTGCGCTCGTCGTCGACTTCGGCGCGCAGTACGCGCAGCTGATCGCCCGTCGAGTCCGTGAAGCGGGCGTCTACAGCGAGATCGTGCCGCACACGGCCACGGCCGAGGAGATCGCCGCCAAGAACCCGGTCGCGATCATCCTCTCCGGCGGACCCTCGTCGGTGTATGAGGAGGGCGCCCCGAAGCTCGACCCCGCGGTGTTCGAGCTCGGCGTCCCGACGCTCGGCATCTGCTACGGCTTCCAGTACATGGCCCAGACGCTCGGCGGCGAGGTCGCGAACACCGGCCTGCGCGAGTACGGCGCGACGGATGCCGTCATCACCGGTGACGGCGGAACGCTGCTCGGCGGTCAGCCGGCGGAGCAGAACGTCTGGATGAGCCACGGCGACCAGGTCGCCAAGGCCCCCGAGGGCTTCGACGTGCTCGCGACGACGGATGCGACCAAGGTCGCGGCGTTCGCGAACGAGGAGCGCGGCTTCTACGGCGTGCAGTGGCACCCCGAGGTCAAGCACTCCGACCACGGCCAGCGTGTGCTGGAGAACTTCCTCCACAAGGGCGCGGGTCTCGCGTCCGACTGGAACAGCGGCAACGTGATCGCCGAGCAGATCGAGCGCATCCGCGAGCAGGTGGGAGACGCCCGCGTCATCTCCGCGCTCTCCGGCGGCGTCGACTCCGCGGTGTCCACCGCTCTCGTGCACAAGGCCATCGGCGACCAGCTCACCGCGGTCTTCGTCGACCACGGCCTCCTCCGCAAGGGCGAGCGCGAGCAGGTCGAGAAGGACTACGTCGAGTCCACCGGTGTGCGTCTGATCACGGTCGACGCGGCCGACACGTTCCTCGGCCACCTGCAGGGTGTGACCGACCCCGAGGAGAAGCGCAAGATCATCGGCCGCGAGTTCATCCGCGCGTTCGAGAAGGTGCAGCTCGATCTCGTCGCCGAGGCGAAGGCCTCCGGCGGTGCTCCCGTGAAGTTCCTCGTGCAGGGCACGCTCTACCCGGACGTCGTCGAGTCCGGTGGCGGTGCGGGCACCGCGAACATCAAGTCGCACCACAACGTGGGCGGCCTTCCCGACGACCTCGACTTCGAGCTGATCGAGCCGCTGCGCGCCCTGTTCAAGGACGAGGTCCGTGCGATCGGTCGCGAACTCGGCATCCCCGAGGCGATCGTCGGACGCCAGCCGTTTCCGGGGCCCGGCCTCGGTATCCGGATCATCGGTGAGGTCACCGCTGACCGTCTCGAGATTCTGCGTGAGGCCGACGCCATCGCCCGCGAGGAGCTGACGAAGGCGGGTCTCGACCAGGAGATCTGGCAGTGCCCCGTCGTGCTCCTCGCCGACGTGCGCTCGGTGGGCGTGCAGGGCGACGGCCGCACCTACGGTCACCCGATCGTGCTGCGTCCCGTCTCGAGCGAAGACGCCATGACCGCCGACTGGACGCGTCTCCCGTACGACGTGCTCTCGAAGATCTCGAACCGCATCACGAACGGCGTCCGCGACGTCAACCGCGTCGTGCTCGACGTCACGTCGAAGCCGCCGGGGACGATCGAGTGGGAGTAGGGAGCGCGATGCTCCCGGATGCGGCGCCGGCTCTGCCCGACGCCGAGTACCTGGTGCTGTCCAGCCGGCTGATCCCCGGCCTCGACGGCGGGTACACGATCGCGACGCTCGCGCGCGCCC
Coding sequences:
- the guaA gene encoding glutamine-hydrolyzing GMP synthase codes for the protein MTEQSETQQRPALVVDFGAQYAQLIARRVREAGVYSEIVPHTATAEEIAAKNPVAIILSGGPSSVYEEGAPKLDPAVFELGVPTLGICYGFQYMAQTLGGEVANTGLREYGATDAVITGDGGTLLGGQPAEQNVWMSHGDQVAKAPEGFDVLATTDATKVAAFANEERGFYGVQWHPEVKHSDHGQRVLENFLHKGAGLASDWNSGNVIAEQIERIREQVGDARVISALSGGVDSAVSTALVHKAIGDQLTAVFVDHGLLRKGEREQVEKDYVESTGVRLITVDAADTFLGHLQGVTDPEEKRKIIGREFIRAFEKVQLDLVAEAKASGGAPVKFLVQGTLYPDVVESGGGAGTANIKSHHNVGGLPDDLDFELIEPLRALFKDEVRAIGRELGIPEAIVGRQPFPGPGLGIRIIGEVTADRLEILREADAIAREELTKAGLDQEIWQCPVVLLADVRSVGVQGDGRTYGHPIVLRPVSSEDAMTADWTRLPYDVLSKISNRITNGVRDVNRVVLDVTSKPPGTIEWE